The following are encoded together in the Proteiniphilum saccharofermentans genome:
- a CDS encoding BACON domain-containing protein, whose product MKRSIPTLFVAFLGFLNIISCTKDDPISKGFITPGTSQSISLEAGAASSEFVFSTNSNWTARASESWLSVSPSSGGAGENIKLKVSAGENTQYETRSATVTISAGEATLTLTVQQASKKGFEISQASFSIGKDGGNVNIPVKANVSYTCTVSESAKSWLSVTQLKSLTDYTIVLSASKNETYDARTGTVTIAYENQTSTITVTQSQNEEIIVTQKEFEINSKGGELRIPVTTNIEYECSVMDGAQEWITISQSQTRGLEEYSIVLQVAENVGYTGRVGQIKVTGVGKESFITIIQGGNIRITDLGDDFYLHSSGRVIATHYKGRNNDDLLRLIYSKFEDEFDFAFYVYEDDSYFIGGGYSTLMNNIKGIGREIEGNSIYNHNLYAEKLFGTILFGGYQEFNPEIIKHELCHTWANYLRSTYQLIGEQEHEIFAHWGFSDVNGMLGGFDKKTFTANIEGNPKWYHAPNINYSETWDAQGATMGIEDKTYAPLELYLMGLISAEEVPDVTFYSGLSNIPDSRFSLADGYFAAEKSETWSIEDIIERFGAREPAYPNTQKEFRILTVILTKEAREIQDTEWELVDNMLLKMSYAGKDDDNSSLNFWEATLGKATLKVDELDKILK is encoded by the coding sequence ATGAAACGATCAATTCCAACATTGTTTGTCGCCTTTCTTGGGTTTCTAAACATTATCTCATGTACTAAAGATGATCCAATTAGCAAAGGATTTATCACACCGGGAACTTCCCAGTCCATCTCGTTAGAGGCAGGTGCTGCTTCTTCGGAATTTGTATTCAGCACCAACAGCAATTGGACGGCAAGGGCTTCGGAGTCCTGGCTGTCAGTTTCGCCTTCAAGCGGTGGTGCCGGAGAAAACATCAAACTAAAGGTTTCCGCCGGAGAGAACACCCAATATGAGACAAGAAGTGCAACGGTCACAATTTCCGCCGGTGAAGCGACACTGACATTGACTGTTCAACAGGCTTCAAAGAAAGGTTTTGAAATCTCACAGGCCAGTTTCTCCATCGGAAAGGATGGCGGCAACGTCAACATACCGGTTAAAGCAAATGTGAGCTATACCTGCACTGTTTCTGAAAGCGCAAAGTCATGGCTGTCCGTCACTCAGTTAAAATCGCTGACCGATTATACCATTGTGCTGTCGGCGTCAAAGAATGAGACCTATGATGCAAGGACAGGCACGGTCACCATCGCCTATGAAAATCAGACATCCACCATCACTGTCACTCAGAGTCAGAACGAAGAAATCATCGTGACGCAGAAAGAATTTGAAATAAACAGTAAGGGCGGCGAGTTAAGAATTCCGGTCACTACCAATATAGAGTATGAGTGCAGCGTGATGGATGGAGCACAGGAATGGATTACAATATCTCAAAGCCAGACAAGAGGTCTGGAGGAGTACAGCATCGTGCTTCAGGTTGCTGAAAACGTGGGTTATACAGGAAGAGTCGGCCAGATAAAGGTCACAGGTGTCGGAAAGGAGAGTTTTATCACTATTATCCAGGGAGGTAATATTCGGATAACTGATCTGGGGGACGATTTCTATTTACACTCTTCGGGAAGGGTAATCGCCACACATTATAAAGGGCGTAATAATGACGATTTACTGAGACTCATCTACTCCAAATTTGAGGATGAATTTGATTTTGCCTTTTATGTCTATGAAGACGATTCATATTTTATTGGCGGGGGCTACTCGACTTTAATGAACAATATAAAAGGAATAGGTCGAGAAATTGAAGGTAATAGTATATACAATCATAACCTTTATGCAGAAAAATTGTTCGGGACTATTCTTTTTGGAGGATACCAGGAATTCAATCCCGAGATTATTAAACACGAGTTGTGTCACACATGGGCAAATTACCTTCGCTCCACATATCAACTGATAGGTGAACAGGAACATGAAATTTTTGCCCACTGGGGATTCAGTGATGTGAACGGAATGCTGGGAGGATTTGACAAGAAAACGTTTACTGCTAATATTGAAGGAAATCCGAAGTGGTACCATGCTCCTAACATCAATTATAGTGAAACATGGGATGCCCAGGGAGCTACCATGGGTATTGAAGACAAAACTTATGCTCCGCTGGAACTCTATCTCATGGGACTTATCTCGGCTGAAGAAGTTCCTGATGTGACATTCTATTCGGGTCTGTCCAATATCCCCGACAGCAGGTTTTCATTAGCCGATGGTTATTTTGCAGCCGAAAAGTCTGAGACATGGAGTATTGAAGATATTATTGAAAGATTTGGGGCAAGAGAACCGGCGTATCCCAATACCCAGAAAGAATTCAGAATTTTAACTGTTATTTTGACCAAAGAAGCACGGGAGATACAAGATACGGAATGGGAACTTGTTGATAACATGCTCCTGAAAATGAGTTATGCAGGTAAAGATGATGACAATTCAAGTCTGAATTTCTGGGAAGCCACTTTGGGAAAAGCTACTCTTAAAGTAGATGAGTTGGATAAAATCCTGAAGTAA
- a CDS encoding peptide chain release factor 3 encodes MTLKEEIQRRRTFAVISHPDAGKTTLTEKLLLFGGAIHVAGAVKSNKIKKTATSDWMEIEKQRGISVATSVMGFEYNNHKINILDTPGHQDFAEDTYRTLTAVDSVIVVVDVAKGVEAQTRKLMEVCRMRHTPVMIFVNKLDREGRDPFEILDELEEELKVSVRPLSWPIDMGERFRGVYNLYKNSLDLYKPSKQMVTESLRLDIQSPELENHIGDRLSEKLRDDVELVTEVYPAFDRDEYLAGKLAPVFFGSALNNFGVKELLDCFVDIAPSPREVQAEERVVDSYEDSFSGFVFKIHANMDPNHRSCIAFVKVCSGKFERNVNYKHVRFNRMMKFSSPTAFMAQKKEIMDEAYAGDIVGLPDNGNFKIGDTLTSGEELHFKGLPSFSPEMFKYIENADPMKSKQLQKGIEQLMDEGVAQLFTNQFNGRKIIGTVGQLQFEVIQYRLLHEYGAQCRWDPISLYKACWIESDDAAQLADFKKRKYQYMAHDKEGRDVFLAESNYILMMAQQDFKNIRFHFSSEY; translated from the coding sequence ATGACATTAAAAGAAGAGATACAGCGCCGGCGTACGTTCGCCGTGATCAGTCACCCCGACGCGGGAAAAACCACACTTACGGAAAAACTACTGCTCTTTGGAGGAGCCATCCATGTGGCAGGAGCAGTGAAATCGAACAAAATAAAAAAAACAGCTACCTCGGACTGGATGGAGATAGAGAAACAACGTGGAATTTCTGTCGCCACTTCAGTCATGGGATTTGAATATAACAATCATAAGATCAATATTCTGGATACACCCGGACACCAGGATTTTGCGGAAGATACTTATCGTACGCTTACTGCGGTAGATAGTGTGATCGTAGTGGTGGACGTGGCAAAAGGGGTAGAAGCTCAAACGCGTAAACTGATGGAAGTATGCCGTATGCGGCATACGCCGGTGATGATCTTTGTCAATAAACTTGACCGGGAAGGGAGGGATCCGTTCGAAATCCTCGATGAACTGGAGGAGGAACTGAAAGTCAGCGTCCGTCCGTTGAGTTGGCCCATAGATATGGGAGAACGGTTCCGCGGAGTATATAACCTTTACAAGAATAGTCTGGATCTTTATAAGCCCAGTAAGCAGATGGTGACGGAATCGCTAAGGCTCGATATCCAGTCACCGGAACTGGAAAACCATATCGGTGATCGTTTGTCGGAGAAGTTACGCGACGATGTGGAATTGGTTACCGAGGTTTATCCCGCATTCGATAGGGATGAATACCTTGCCGGGAAACTGGCTCCAGTGTTTTTCGGTTCAGCATTGAATAACTTTGGTGTAAAAGAATTACTGGATTGTTTTGTGGATATTGCTCCGTCGCCCCGTGAAGTACAGGCAGAAGAACGGGTTGTGGATTCCTATGAGGACAGTTTTTCAGGATTTGTTTTCAAGATCCATGCCAATATGGATCCGAACCACCGTTCTTGTATCGCTTTCGTAAAAGTCTGCTCAGGAAAATTCGAACGGAATGTAAACTACAAGCATGTGCGTTTTAACCGGATGATGAAATTTTCATCGCCGACCGCTTTTATGGCGCAGAAGAAAGAAATCATGGACGAGGCATATGCCGGTGATATCGTTGGATTACCCGATAACGGCAACTTCAAGATCGGTGATACGCTCACTTCGGGTGAGGAGTTGCATTTCAAAGGACTGCCGAGTTTCTCTCCCGAGATGTTCAAATATATCGAGAATGCCGATCCGATGAAATCGAAACAACTCCAGAAAGGGATTGAACAACTAATGGACGAAGGGGTAGCACAGCTCTTTACCAATCAGTTTAACGGACGGAAGATCATCGGGACGGTGGGGCAGCTTCAGTTCGAAGTGATACAGTACCGGCTACTCCATGAATATGGAGCGCAGTGCCGCTGGGACCCCATCAGCCTATACAAGGCCTGCTGGATCGAGAGCGATGATGCCGCACAACTGGCAGATTTCAAGAAACGGAAATATCAGTACATGGCACATGATAAGGAGGGCAGGGATGTCTTTCTGGCTGAATCGAACTATATTCTAATGATGGCACAGCAGGATTTTAAAAATATCCGCTTTCACTTTAGCTCTGAGTATTAA
- a CDS encoding PAS domain-containing protein encodes MQEKITNTTFESLDQNKLQRMLHIKQQYDKGVLSLDEAKNRVKSEVGRISPEEFAAAEQMFKDEDPDECRNEDVRTILEVFDGLIQADEPGLPYGHPIDAYRRENKKMKELLQRGDELAQKPFILNPWLELMEQIIQYKVHFSRKQNQLYSALERKGFDRPSTTMWVYDDEIRDEMNSALEILRNGDVNPEFFFDAYRQMTVDLRDLMEKEELILYPTSLKLIPEEEFEEMKSGDREIGFFLIDMPGLNQRTSPEEAKPVAEQTGLMDDLAALLAKYGQNIETDPKEKVLDVAEGKLTLHQINLLFRHLPVDISFVDENDLVKFYTDTAHRVFPRSKGVIGREVRNCHPPKSLHMVEEIIEKFRSGEQSKSEFWINKPGLFIYIVYVAVRDKDGTFRGVMEMMQDCTHIRQLEGERRLLTWEEVQQQQNGGEKVGASQSAQSYQSSQNLQSYENDEIGNGESDDDLNGGDGPIVITAETKLKSLLQRYPQLKDDLPGINPRFSMLKSPMARVVLPIATLKMMSEQSGMPLQELIDKLKDLIATY; translated from the coding sequence ATGCAAGAGAAAATAACCAATACAACATTTGAGAGTTTAGACCAGAATAAACTCCAACGGATGCTCCATATCAAGCAACAGTATGATAAAGGAGTGTTGTCACTCGATGAAGCGAAAAATCGTGTAAAAAGTGAAGTGGGGAGAATTTCGCCCGAAGAGTTTGCCGCCGCCGAACAGATGTTCAAGGACGAGGATCCCGACGAATGCCGTAACGAAGATGTACGTACTATACTGGAGGTATTTGACGGATTGATCCAGGCTGATGAGCCCGGTCTTCCGTACGGTCATCCTATAGATGCTTACCGGCGGGAAAATAAAAAAATGAAGGAATTGCTCCAAAGGGGAGATGAATTGGCCCAAAAGCCGTTTATACTGAATCCTTGGTTGGAGTTGATGGAGCAGATTATACAATATAAAGTTCATTTCAGCCGCAAACAGAACCAACTCTATTCTGCGTTGGAGAGGAAAGGGTTTGACCGTCCTTCTACCACGATGTGGGTATATGACGACGAGATACGAGATGAGATGAACAGTGCATTGGAGATTTTGCGGAATGGAGATGTAAACCCGGAATTCTTTTTCGATGCTTACAGGCAGATGACCGTCGACCTGAGAGACCTGATGGAGAAAGAAGAACTGATCCTCTATCCGACTTCATTGAAACTGATTCCGGAAGAGGAATTCGAGGAGATGAAATCGGGCGACAGGGAAATCGGATTCTTCCTGATCGATATGCCCGGTCTCAATCAACGTACATCTCCTGAAGAAGCGAAACCTGTAGCAGAGCAAACCGGTTTGATGGACGACCTGGCTGCGTTGCTGGCAAAGTATGGACAAAATATAGAGACAGACCCAAAGGAGAAAGTCCTCGATGTGGCTGAAGGCAAACTTACGCTTCATCAGATAAACCTCCTTTTCCGCCATTTACCCGTGGACATCTCTTTCGTAGACGAAAACGATCTCGTGAAATTCTATACCGATACCGCTCATCGCGTTTTTCCCCGCAGCAAAGGCGTTATCGGGAGAGAGGTGCGTAATTGCCACCCGCCCAAAAGTTTGCATATGGTGGAGGAGATCATTGAGAAATTCCGCAGCGGCGAGCAGAGTAAATCGGAATTTTGGATCAACAAACCGGGACTTTTCATTTATATCGTGTATGTCGCTGTAAGAGACAAGGACGGGACTTTCAGGGGAGTCATGGAAATGATGCAGGATTGTACGCATATCCGCCAGCTCGAAGGCGAGCGGAGACTGCTTACCTGGGAAGAGGTGCAGCAACAGCAGAATGGGGGAGAAAAGGTAGGTGCCTCCCAAAGTGCCCAAAGCTATCAAAGCTCTCAAAACCTTCAAAGTTACGAGAACGATGAGATCGGAAACGGAGAAAGCGATGATGACCTAAACGGTGGTGATGGCCCAATTGTTATTACTGCTGAAACCAAACTAAAATCATTGCTCCAACGATACCCTCAGCTAAAGGATGATTTACCCGGTATAAATCCCCGATTTTCCATGCTGAAGAGCCCAATGGCAAGGGTTGTATTGCCTATCGCCACGCTCAAAATGATGAGTGAACAATCGGGTATGCCTCTACAGGAATTGATTGACAAACTAAAAGATCTTATTGCGACTTATTGA
- the ypfJ gene encoding KPN_02809 family neutral zinc metallopeptidase, whose protein sequence is MKWINRNDSQANYEDRRGRGRGRRNAAIGGVGAVVIAVIALLLGQNPFQALDMVNSIAPGESTEVIDPSRVNENEELKVFTLGVFNSANDVWEEIFRTQLNRQYIRPTLVTFTDATVSECGGATDAVGPFYCPADQKMYIDLNFFHQLRTDFGAEGDLAMAYVTAHEIGHHVQKLLGIIDEMNQYRGQISEAEFNKLNVKLELQADFLAGVWVYHAQQMNMIQLEPGDLESAISATTAVGDDTIQKRSRGYSVPDSFTHGTSAQRTYWFRKGMQTGDISQGDTFNDPALR, encoded by the coding sequence ATGAAGTGGATCAATAGAAATGACAGCCAGGCCAACTATGAAGACCGTAGGGGCAGAGGCAGAGGGAGAAGAAACGCTGCCATCGGTGGAGTAGGAGCGGTCGTCATTGCGGTGATAGCATTGTTGTTAGGCCAAAATCCTTTCCAGGCATTAGACATGGTAAACAGTATTGCTCCGGGAGAATCGACTGAGGTAATAGATCCTTCCAGGGTGAATGAGAATGAGGAACTGAAGGTTTTTACGCTGGGAGTGTTTAACAGCGCCAATGATGTGTGGGAGGAAATATTCCGGACACAACTGAATAGACAATATATACGTCCTACCCTGGTTACTTTTACCGATGCCACGGTTTCGGAATGTGGTGGAGCTACGGATGCCGTAGGGCCATTCTATTGTCCTGCAGACCAGAAAATGTATATCGATCTCAACTTTTTTCATCAGTTAAGAACTGATTTCGGTGCTGAAGGTGATCTGGCAATGGCTTATGTGACGGCTCACGAAATAGGGCACCACGTACAGAAATTGTTGGGGATCATTGATGAGATGAATCAATACAGGGGGCAGATCAGCGAAGCGGAATTCAATAAACTCAATGTGAAGTTGGAGTTGCAGGCCGATTTTCTGGCAGGAGTCTGGGTGTATCATGCACAGCAGATGAACATGATTCAACTGGAGCCGGGCGATCTGGAGTCGGCAATCAGTGCTACCACGGCGGTCGGCGATGACACTATTCAGAAACGTTCGAGAGGGTATAGCGTCCCCGATTCGTTTACACACGGTACCTCCGCGCAACGTACTTACTGGTTCAGAAAGGGCATGCAGACCGGTGATATCAGTCAGGGAGATACGTTCAATGACCCGGCTCTGCGGTAG
- a CDS encoding tetratricopeptide repeat protein, with amino-acid sequence MKIIFTVILYFFAYVLSAQSLDYMGWVDRSANHIEQNRLDSAAVALQKAMALEPANENNPVLLLNLGILQRQLGLYDDAYISFTASMGNNPMPNVVLHNRASLLCDMERFDEAMEDYNTLIRNYPDDVEAYYRRGLLFLEKNERAKAEDDFKASDAIDPDNMYTKLSKALLYKLDDNWEAAEQVYTGLIQSSSKVDPSFYLNRAECYVNTDQIFKASADLRAVEGSQKANPYFYILRGRVRLGQFDKIAARADFRKAKELGYEADLVNDWLKKTE; translated from the coding sequence ATGAAGATTATTTTTACGGTTATATTGTATTTCTTTGCTTACGTACTTTCGGCACAATCGTTGGATTATATGGGATGGGTAGACCGCTCAGCCAACCATATCGAGCAAAACAGGCTCGATAGTGCTGCAGTGGCACTGCAAAAGGCGATGGCGCTGGAACCGGCAAATGAAAATAATCCCGTTTTACTACTCAATCTCGGAATACTGCAACGGCAATTGGGGCTCTATGATGATGCATATATTTCATTTACCGCCTCCATGGGAAATAATCCGATGCCTAATGTGGTATTGCACAACCGGGCTTCCCTTTTGTGCGATATGGAACGGTTTGATGAGGCGATGGAGGATTATAACACCCTTATCCGTAACTATCCGGATGATGTGGAAGCCTATTACCGGAGAGGCTTGCTTTTTCTGGAGAAGAATGAGAGAGCCAAAGCAGAGGATGATTTCAAGGCATCGGATGCGATAGATCCGGACAATATGTATACGAAACTGAGCAAAGCATTGCTTTATAAGCTGGATGATAATTGGGAAGCTGCAGAGCAGGTTTATACCGGACTGATACAATCTTCTTCTAAAGTTGATCCCAGCTTTTATCTGAACCGTGCGGAATGTTATGTAAATACCGATCAGATATTTAAAGCCTCAGCCGATTTACGGGCCGTGGAAGGATCGCAGAAAGCAAATCCTTATTTTTATATTCTCCGGGGACGTGTTCGCCTTGGACAATTTGATAAGATAGCTGCCCGGGCCGATTTTCGGAAAGCCAAAGAATTAGGATATGAAGCCGATCTAGTGAATGATTGGCTGAAAAAAACGGAATAG
- a CDS encoding mechanosensitive ion channel family protein codes for MMTLLQISLPTDSIFVPRSPNDPSFGQLIKEGRYDHVLDNILAWGIDLIVNILIAIVLFIIGRFLITKIDNFVAKIMRKSSIDNTLKGFISSVLQTFLFIVLFMIIINSVGVKTISIAAIIGTVGLAIGLAMKDNLSNFAGGVMILLSKPFRSGDYIRALNLEGTVERIGIMHTILRTGDNKTIYIPNGPLSTGNIINNNSLDGTLRTEIIVNVDYGCNVDEVKELLLQIAARHPKVLKQPVPFARMSKINPTSLEFVFRVWAKKGDLADVNHDLSETVYKQFYEKGMISSIPRMSVYLAKEDGKPT; via the coding sequence ATGATGACGCTGCTTCAGATATCATTGCCTACCGACAGCATTTTTGTGCCACGGTCACCTAATGATCCCTCTTTCGGTCAACTGATCAAAGAAGGCAGGTACGATCACGTACTGGATAATATACTCGCATGGGGGATTGACCTGATAGTGAACATACTTATTGCGATTGTGCTGTTTATCATCGGTCGTTTTTTAATCACGAAGATTGACAATTTTGTGGCAAAGATCATGCGGAAGAGCTCGATCGACAACACGCTGAAAGGATTTATAAGCAGCGTATTGCAAACGTTCCTTTTTATTGTCTTGTTCATGATCATCATTAATTCCGTGGGAGTAAAAACCATCTCCATCGCCGCTATTATCGGTACGGTGGGATTAGCCATAGGGCTTGCTATGAAAGATAATCTCTCCAATTTTGCGGGCGGAGTAATGATTCTCCTGAGTAAACCTTTCAGAAGCGGCGATTACATCAGGGCACTGAACCTGGAGGGAACGGTCGAGAGGATCGGTATTATGCATACCATATTGAGGACCGGTGATAACAAAACGATTTACATACCCAACGGGCCACTGTCGACCGGAAACATCATCAACAATAACAGCCTCGATGGAACCCTTCGCACGGAAATTATCGTCAATGTGGATTACGGCTGCAATGTGGATGAAGTAAAAGAGTTGCTGTTACAAATCGCCGCCCGGCATCCAAAGGTATTGAAACAACCCGTGCCTTTTGCAAGGATGTCCAAGATCAACCCCACGTCCCTTGAATTCGTTTTCCGGGTATGGGCAAAGAAAGGAGACCTGGCCGATGTGAACCACGATCTGAGTGAAACTGTTTACAAACAATTTTACGAAAAGGGAATGATCAGTTCAATACCACGTATGTCGGTTTACCTTGCTAAAGAAGACGGGAAACCCACATAA
- a CDS encoding CotH kinase family protein — protein MKYLKYHTASGLFLYFILFSFFISCSDNRTEELSSISQLDSFTFHPKFNKDLEDAALVTRSGTDITVLIPYSASFDGLIATFTYSGASVKIGDVEQISDVTKNDFNEPVVYSVIAEDGTKTDYTVTVIKNLPRIPRVYVNTAGGAPILDKENYVNSTVRVEDIDKYYTDGDPVITTAGIRGRGNSTWGMDKKPYRVKLDNKVSLLGMSNDKDWALLANHTDKTLLRNITAFEIAKIAEMSWTPASISVDFYLNGTYQGVYALTEHVKVSKERLDMELVKPTDNLGEALTGDYLLELDFHFDEPSRFRTDRGYPDKGLPIMFKDPDEPTSAQFEYVKDYFNTAERVLYSDNFKDPENGYRKYIDVESFIKYYIVQELAKNVDGNMRGSCYMAIRRNGKIEMPLVWDFDIAFGNADHITWEQGATSAGPDGWFIKTQSPWFDQLFKDPYFVAELKKRWNELKPGLDEIPGFIRDHALALQDAQKKNFSPKPGGAGWSITKPEWNTKIIRGSYAAEVNFFVDFVEKRLQWLDTNINGL, from the coding sequence ATGAAATATCTCAAATACCACACTGCATCGGGACTGTTCCTGTACTTCATATTATTTTCTTTTTTTATCTCCTGTTCGGATAATCGGACGGAAGAGTTATCCTCTATCTCCCAACTCGACTCATTCACTTTCCATCCAAAATTCAATAAAGATTTAGAGGACGCTGCATTGGTTACAAGATCCGGTACGGATATAACCGTATTGATCCCTTACAGTGCATCATTCGACGGTTTGATCGCCACATTTACCTATTCGGGTGCATCAGTGAAAATAGGAGATGTTGAACAAATCAGTGATGTCACAAAAAATGATTTCAACGAGCCGGTCGTTTATAGTGTTATTGCTGAAGACGGGACAAAAACTGATTATACTGTTACCGTTATAAAGAATCTGCCACGTATACCGAGAGTATATGTCAATACAGCAGGGGGTGCACCTATTCTGGACAAAGAGAATTATGTTAATTCAACGGTTAGGGTTGAGGATATTGATAAATATTATACTGATGGAGACCCTGTTATCACAACAGCCGGAATAAGAGGGCGGGGAAACTCAACATGGGGAATGGATAAAAAACCTTACCGCGTAAAGCTGGACAATAAGGTATCCCTTTTAGGTATGAGTAACGACAAGGACTGGGCGCTCCTTGCCAATCATACTGATAAGACATTGTTGAGAAATATCACTGCGTTTGAGATCGCGAAGATAGCCGAAATGAGCTGGACTCCTGCATCCATCAGTGTCGATTTTTACCTGAACGGAACATACCAGGGAGTATATGCATTGACAGAACATGTAAAGGTTTCGAAAGAAAGGCTCGATATGGAGTTGGTGAAACCCACCGATAATTTGGGGGAAGCGTTGACCGGTGATTATTTACTTGAATTGGATTTTCATTTTGATGAGCCTTCCAGATTCAGAACAGATAGGGGTTATCCGGACAAAGGACTGCCAATCATGTTCAAAGATCCGGATGAACCGACAAGTGCCCAGTTTGAATATGTAAAGGATTATTTCAATACGGCTGAGCGGGTTTTATATTCGGATAACTTTAAGGATCCTGAAAATGGCTACCGCAAGTATATTGATGTAGAGTCGTTCATTAAATATTATATAGTGCAGGAGCTTGCCAAGAATGTGGACGGCAATATGCGGGGCAGTTGTTATATGGCTATTCGCAGGAACGGAAAAATCGAGATGCCGTTAGTATGGGACTTTGATATCGCCTTTGGTAATGCCGACCATATCACTTGGGAACAGGGAGCTACTTCCGCGGGACCTGATGGCTGGTTTATTAAAACTCAATCGCCCTGGTTCGACCAGCTATTTAAAGATCCCTATTTTGTGGCAGAATTAAAAAAACGGTGGAACGAACTGAAACCCGGATTGGATGAAATCCCCGGTTTTATCAGGGATCATGCTCTCGCATTACAGGATGCACAAAAAAAGAATTTTAGTCCGAAACCCGGAGGCGCCGGATGGAGCATCACAAAACCCGAATGGAATACAAAGATAATCAGAGGATCCTATGCTGCTGAAGTCAACTTTTTTGTGGATTTTGTGGAAAAACGCCTCCAATGGCTGGATACAAATATAAATGGATTATAA